The following are encoded in a window of Podospora pseudoanserina strain CBS 124.78 chromosome 6, whole genome shotgun sequence genomic DNA:
- a CDS encoding hypothetical protein (EggNog:ENOG503NY8Y) produces the protein MDHVADRMFRQAERSIDLLMGIVVVLGWYHYHCMRHSQLNNLLCLAESLVSDLGINKRPQVQNEGRMADEKRLLLGVWYLRSSAAMYLQQLTSMPFTSYMRQCLVELDEEEDHDLDEILVYCIKLQYLTERVAVLKTPQPDLPEQQNRERGTAIASSQEYLDKLMREMPSELKTNSVLTTHINTVILRLYEPRPCTGPLRISSPKPRRSRSPTDRNTGGLSLASTIHSSDINTQIRAWFEGWVQGIPAQAYRTLPSNLVFQLLYAVGSLLRSHGAASQPPPSSSTRGDAEVIVILDRLVALCFANFIGGQPQPDMTHFWEALGERHERVCSPSPSVSEHGDDSNVPLTATPATWEQQYRHGSNVFTPPSRVGSAAPDPKLEAVDVDQYQVASLPMMTSNQLHPQSQWDSQTTQTGWDHHTATPQGQMLMVPGAEGVVNPQLWGQDQGTGAYHHSEGGYFMG, from the exons ATGGACCATGTGGCCGACCGCATGTTTCGACAAGCCGAAAGGTCCATTGATCTTCTGATGggcattgttgttgtgttggggTGGTATCACTACCATTGCATGCGACACAGCCAGCTAAACAATCTGCTATGTTTAGCCGAGAGCCTGGTCAGCGATCTTGGCATCAACAAGAGGCCCCAGGTACAAAACGAGGGGAGAATGGCAGATGAGAAGAGGCTGCTTTTGGGGGTATGGTATCTGAGAAGCTC AGCGGCAATGTATCTCCAGCAACTAACCTCAATGCCCTTCACCTCTTACATGCGCCAGTGCCTGGTGGAGttggatgaagaagaagaccacgACCTGGACGAGATTCTGGTGTACTGCATCAAACTGCAGTATCTGACCGAGCGGGTGGCAGTTCTCAAGACTCCCCAACCAGACCTCCCCGAGCAACAGAACCGAGAAAGGGGCACCGCAATTGCGTCGTCACAGGAATATCTGGACAAGTTGATGAGAGAAATGCCCTCGGAGCTTAAAACAAACT CCGTATTGACAACCCACATCAACACGGTTATTCTTCGTCTATACGAGCCACGGCCATGCACCGGCCCTCTACGGATTTCATCGCCGAAACCACGCCGCTCGCGGTCTCCTACTGACCGAAACACCGGGGGCCTAAGCCTTGCATCAACAATTCACAGTTCAGACATCAACACACAGATTAGAGCCTGgtttgaggggtgggtgcAAGGCATCCCGGCCCAGGCTTACCGCACACTACCTTCGAATTTGGTTTTTCAGCTGCTCTATGCAGTGGGGTCGTTGCTACGGTCCCATGGCGCCGcttcccaaccacctccaagCTCGTCAACCAGAGGCGACGCAGAGGTCATTGTGATTTTGGACCGCCTAGTAGCGCTGTGCTTCGCCAACTTCATTGGGGGTCAACCGCAGCCGGACATGACACACTTTTGGGAAGCGTTGGGTGAGCGACACGAGAGAGTGtgctccccttccccatcagTCTCTGAGCATGGAGATGATTCCAACGTACCATTGACAGCCACACCTGCTACCTGGGAACAACAATATCGCCATGGCAGCAACGTCTTTACGCCGCCATCTAGGGTTGGATCGGCAGCACCAGACCCCAAGCTGGAGGCAGTCGATGTCGACCAATATCAAGTGGCATCACTCCCCATGATGACCAGCAACCAACTCCATCCACAGAGTCAATGGGACTCACAGACAACCCAAACAGGGTGGGATCACCATACAGCGACGCCACAAGGCCAGATGTTGATGGTTCCCGGAGCCGAAGGAGTGGTAAATCCACAACTTTGGGGGCAGGATCAAGGAACGGGCGCATATCACCATTCCGAAGGGGGTTACTTTATGGGTTGA
- a CDS encoding hypothetical protein (COG:C; EggNog:ENOG503NZ0F) — MGQLSASCPTDGQPHRAAVVGAGIAGLCAAIALRRAGWHVAVYEKSSFKNEIGAAITITPNATLVLERFGFDFLELGGVRNEMLLRYEAKSLSLLQKEYYGPDSGAEWSRFWSVHRVDLHSGLRGLATQTQDTTPGPPADIRLGQEITGIDCEAGTVKLKDGRLEQYDLVIIADGAHSRLIEDFTGNPSTVHRTGRSIYRWLVSMDEVNADPVLQNLYTDPQGRRKSGFVAWVDQETRILWVSYKCRGGKVLNNAVVHDTQTDEGEEDLWQSPVSREQILKVLCNFHPSVQNMVSMTAEDGIKAHHLYKRLPLQSFVRGKTLVMGDAAHVMMPIHAAGASVAIETAATLETLFDLSGSTWTMDSRLEMFDKLRVPRCNLAMLSSNAGPEWLHVPGVEDEIRKYYSGPLPPAGAMPYSSAFRDVLFKHDEYRAARECMDKTAKD; from the exons ATGGGTCAGCTTTCTGCCTCTTGCCCCACCGATGGGCAGCCACATCGGGCGGCGGTCGTCGGCGCTGGAATAGCAGGCTTGTGcgccgccatcgccctcCGTCGTGCAGGATGGCATGTCGCCGTGTACGAGAAGAGCAGCTTCAAAAACGAAATTGGTGCGGCCATCACGATAACTCCCAACGCGACCTTGGTTCTGGAACGGTTTGGATTCGACTTTTTGGAACTCGGCGGCGTTCGCAATGAGATGCTCCTGCGCTACGAGGCGAAGAGCTTGTCCCTGCTTCAAAAGGAATACTATGGCCCTGACTCAGGCGCAGAATGGAGTCGCTTTTGGTCAGTTCACAGGGTGGACTTGCACAGCGGGCTCAGAGGGCTAGCGACCCAGACGCAAGACACCACACCAGGGCCACCAGCAGATATCCGATTGGGCCAAGAAATTACGGGAATCGATTGCGAGGCCGGCACAGTCAAACTCAAAGACGGGAGACTGGAGCAGTATGACTTGGTAATAATAGCAGATGGGGCTCAT AGCCGCTTAATTGAGGATTTTACCGGGAATCCGTCCACAGTTCACCGTACAGGCCGGTCTATTTACAGATGGCTGGTATCCATGGACGAGGTCAATGCAGATCCTGTACTCCAAAACCTCTACACAGACCCGCAGGGACGTCGGAAAAGCGGCTTCGTGGCTTGGGTTGATCAAGAAACCAGGATACTTTGGGTCAGCTACAAGTGTAGGGGCGGCAAGGTGCTGAACAATGCCGTGGTTCATGACACGCAAAccgatgaaggagaagaggatcTTTGGCAGTCTCCCGTATCACGAGAACAAATCCTCAAGGTGCTTTGCAACTTTCACCCGTCAGTTCAAAACATGGTCTCCATGACGGCCGAGGACGGCATCAAAGCCCACCACCTCTACAAACGGCTTCCACTCCAAAGCTTTGTTCGTGGAAAGactttggtgatgggagaTGCAGCACATGTCATGATGCCCATTCATGCGGCCGGAGCAAGCGTGGCTATCGAGACAGCGGCCACGTTGGAAACACTTTTCGACCTTTCCGGGAGCACATGGACAATGGACAGCCGGCTGGAGATGTTCGACAAGCTCCGAGTGCCCCGATGTAACCTTGCCATGCTTTCTTCCAACGCTGGCCCGGAATGGCTCCACGTTCCGGGTGTGGAGGACGAGATTCGAAAGTACTACTCTGGTCCTCTGCCGCCTGCTGGTGCCATGCCTTATAGCAGTGCGTTTAGGGACGTCTTGTTCAAACACGACGAATACCGAGCCGCAAGAGAGTGCATGGACAAGACAGCCAAGGACTAG
- a CDS encoding hypothetical protein (EggNog:ENOG503P8BY) produces the protein MKEPENCIKGATSSVSILHNHPHHQQLSKHHLAFSSFENPLATVNYYLTLRLPTINMKVQLLTTAAAFFVATVTAIPAPYDNHGLFPDTDDFENDAGDPAVLEARAQAPATWATNFNFTRDFDFPLDHLFAEIERIPDDILEKGDEVLHQWLVANGDREPETALKRDTDYVDAVEENLNLFERGELAARASLWKIAKCVAAIVQLLATTAVPAAKLLRIKKYIKALGGAKQAVKLMLGATTKAEKLKAGGEILVNLSAELLGISTVKNNCF, from the coding sequence ATGAAAGAGCCAGAAAACTGTATAAAGGGGGCCACTTCATCCGTGTCTATTCTCCACaatcaccctcatcatcaacagctgTCAAAGCACCATCTAGCTTTCTCATCCTTTGAAAACCCTTTAGCAACAGTCAACTACTACCTTACTCTCAGACTTccaaccatcaacatgaAGGTCCAACTCCTCACCACTGCTGCCGCTTTCTTTGTGGCCACTGTCACCGCCATCCCCGCCCCCTATGACAATCATGGCCTTTTCCCTGACACCGACGACTTTGAGAACGACGCGGGTGACCCTGCCGTTCTGGAAGCTCGCGCACAGGCCCCTGCCACCTGGGCGACCAACTTCAACTTTACTCGCGACTTTGACTTCCCCCTCGACCACCTCTTTGCCGAGATTGAGCGCATTCCCGACGACATCCTCGAGAAGGGAGATGAAGTGCTCCACCAGTGGCTCGTTGCCAACGGAGACCGTGAGCCCGAAACGGCTCTCAAGCGGGACACCGATTATGTTGATGCCGTTGAGGAGAACTTGAACCTCTTCGAGAGGGGTGAGCTCGCTGCCAGGGCCTCGCTGTGGAAGATTGCCAAATGTGTTGCCGCCATTGTTCAGCTCCTTGCCACCACTGCTGTGCCTGCTGCCAAGCTGCTCAGGATCAAGAAGTACATCAAGGCGCTTGGGGGTGCGAAGCAGGCTGTTAAGCTCATGTTGGgagccaccaccaaggccgagaagttgaaggctggtggtgaaaTCTTGGTCAACTTGAGTGCCGAGCTGTTGGGTATCAGTACTGTCAAGAACAACTGCTTCTGA
- a CDS encoding hypothetical protein (EggNog:ENOG503P830; COG:S), whose product MLALREATVADSPRIGVIGRDSFGPTLSRILFPAHLHHLARTDAATEEAEWRAARNTRRIKDGKKTYVVVDKLEDGSEQIVGYAQWETPDSLPPTAKPQTASETEVDVLPPSLDQDALKEIFGLMEVVTEQTLGKEGHSQMWYLMILGVDPTQKRRGIGKMLVKHGLEQAAREKRDAFLIATPEGKYLYSLLGFEQVGEEIALGDVAHYAMLWKRPREEGEEVLN is encoded by the exons ATGCTGGCCCTCCGTGAAGCCACCGTCGCCGATTCCCCGCGCATCGGCGTCATCGGCCGCGACTCGTTCGGGCCCACCCTCTCCCGGATTTTATTCCCGGCGCACTTGCACCACCTCGCCCGCACCGATGCTGCAACGGAGGAGGCCGAGTGGAGGGCTGCCCGCAACACCAGGCGGAtcaaggacggcaagaaaACCTATGTTGTTGTCGACAAGCTGGAAGATGGCAGTGAGCAGATTGTGGGATATGCCCAGTGGGAGACCCCAGACTCCCTCCCACCGACAGCCAAACCCCAGACTGCAAGCGAAACAGAGGTTGACGTGCTACCGCCTTCGCTGGACCAGGATGCTCTGAAAGAAATCTTCGGGCTcatggaggtggtgactgAGCAAACACTGGGGAAAGAAGGGCACAGCCAGATGTGGT ACTTGATGATTCTCGGCGTGGATCCCACTCAAAAGCGCAGAGGAATTGGCAAGATGCTGGTGAAGCATGGCCTGGAGCAGGCCGCCAGGGAGAAGCGAGACGCCTTCCTGATTGCTACCCCCGAGGGCAAGTATCTCTACTCACTGCTCGGGTTTGAGCAAGTCGGGGAAGAGATCGCCCTGGGTGACGTGGCGCATTACGCGATGCTCTGGAAGAGGCCGcgcgaggagggtgaggaggtgttgaacTGA